The Planctellipticum variicoloris DNA window CTTCGTCGGGCGTCGGCAGCCGGCCAATCACGTCGAGATGCACCCGGCGGACGAATTCGGCGTCGCTGCAGACGGGCGACGGCTCGATCTGCAGCCGCTTGAGCCGGGCGAAGATCTGCCGGTCAATCAAGTTCTGCTCGGGCAGATCGGGCCAGCGAAATTCGGGACGAGATTCCTGGAACAGCAGCTTGGACGACGCGAACCGACTGGCATACTCGGCGACGACGGTCACCTCGCCCGGCTGCTCGCGCGTCACGATTCCGCTCGGGGCCACCACGGCTGGCGAGTGCTCCCCGACCGAAAACCGGGTCAGGCCGGTGACGTCCGTTGTGCTGCCGTCGCTGAACGTCGCGGTGACGGAAAGCGCCTGGTCGGTCCGCGGCGCCGCGATCTCCGCGACGTCCGGGCTGATCTCCAGCCCGACCAGCGACGGACGGTCCGCGGAATCGTCGGGGCAGCCCGCCGCAATCCACGCCAGCAGGATCCGGTACTCCGGACTGTCGACATGCAGTCGGCGGCCCCCCTCGTGAGGAATCGCGGCCACGGCCTTCAGCAGCAACAGACTTTGCGATGGCTCGGTCAGACTGATCCGGCGGCCGGCGTTTTCGCGGGTCAACGTCTGCAGGTCGAGCGCCGCATCGAAGCCCCGCAGGCTGAGCCGGAACCCGTTCTTGCCGGTCGGCGTGCCATGACAGGTCCCCGAGTTACACCCGAGCCGGGTCAGCACCGGCTCAACGTCGTAGCGCAAACTGGGCGGAGCACTGTCCGCACCTAGCAGCGACAACAGAACCAGTGGGGCAGCAATCGTCAGCATCGGTCGACTCCGGCACGAGTGGCCGGGGCTGGAGCGTCTTCGCGAAGCCGCGGAACACAACTCCGGAGCTTCCCTTCGGTCCAGCCCGGGCCACCCGGATGTCGGTGGGGAGGGCAGAGTCTCGGCGAGCACAATCATTGGCGGTTCCGGGTGGCGAAAAGCTGGAGTAGCACTCTGCACCCGGTCGACGTATCATACACATCCACCCGTGTTGATGCGACAGCAGGTGACTGAGTTTGCACGATTCCAACGGATGACGAGGACGGGAATGTCGCGATCGAACACCTCCGGCTGCCCGGGGTTTGAGTCCCTCAAAGGGACGCGCCGAACGCTGCTGCGCGTCGGAGCCCTCGGCGGGCTCCTGTCCCAATCGCAGTTGCTGCAGGCGGAATCCGCAGCCCCGTCGCGCGCGCGAACGGCGAAGAGCGTGATTCTGCTGTTCCAGTTCGGCGGAGCCAGCCACCTCGACACGTTCGATCCCAAACCCGATGCTCCTGCCGAGATCCGCGGCGAATTCGACTCCGTGGCGAGCGTTGTTCCCGGCCGACGGATCTGTGAGCACCTGCCGCAGCTCGCGAAGCTGGCCGACAAGTATTCGCTCGTCCGCAGCGTCCACCACAAAAGCTCGTCGCACAACCCGGGGGCGTACGTCTCGTTGACCGGCCGCGAGTCGCCGATTGACATCGTGACTCTGAATGCCTCCGCGAATGATTTCCCGCATCCCGGTTCGATCGTCGACTACTTCCAGCCGGCGCCAACGGGAACGCCGACATCGGTTTCGCTGCCGTCGATGATCGCCGACGGACCGTTCCGCACGCCGGGCGAGTTCGCCGGATTTTTGGGAAAGAAGCACGACCCGCTCTGGATTCTCAAGGATCCCAGCAATGCGAACTTCAACGTCAACGAGCTGAAGCTGCCGGAAGGGCTCGACCTGAGCCGGCTCAACCAGCGCCGCGAAACGCTCGCGGCCCTCGGCAAGTTGAGCCAGCTCGCCGACAGCGCCACGGAAATCCGCGGGCTGAGCGACTACCAGCAGCGGGCCATCGACCTGGTCACTTCGACCGCCACGCAACAGGCCTTCAACCTCCACGAAGAGCCCGACGACGTCCGCAATCGTTATGGCCGGCATCGTTACGGCCAGAGCGTGCTGCTCGCCCGCCGGCTGGTCGAAGCCGGCGTGCGGTTCGTTACGGTGTATTACTCCGCGGGGATCGGCGGCTGGGATACCCACAAGGACAACTTCAAGACCCTCAAAGGGAGCCGGCTGCCGGAGACCGACAGCGCCCTGTCTGCTCTGCTGACCGATCTGGAATCGCGCGGCCTCCTCGACAGCACGCTGGTCTACTGGACCGGGGACTTCGGCCGCACCCCGAAGATCAACGGCGACGCCGGTCGCGATCACTGGCCCCCCTGCGGAACGGTTCTGATGGCCGGCGGCGGCATCCAGGGAGGCCGCGAGTACGGAGCCTCGGACCGGTCGGGCGCCTATCCGCACTCCGACCCCGCCACCCCGGGGGACATCACGGCCACGATCTTCCACGCGCTGGGGCTCGACCCGGAAACGATCATTCACGACCAGCTTCAGCGTCCGATGCCCATCGCCGACGGCCGCCCGCTGCTGCCGCTGCTGGCATGAACAGAGGATTCACCGCGGCGGCGCGGAGGACGCGGAGATAAGACGAGAAATCTCGGGAAAGTGAAAAGTGGGTATTGAGTAGTGATGAGTTCAAAGTGATGGAAACGGGCAAGCGTCGCCCCATCGTTGATCATTGCATTTGCACGACTCACCCTTTGACCTCGTTCCCAGGCTCCCGCCTGGGAACGTCGCCTTGGGACGCTCTGCGTCCTCTTCCCTTCGCACCAGCAAGACGGCCAAGAGCGAGGCGGAGCCTCGCAATCCTCCGGTTCCCAGGCAGAGCCTGGGCACCAGTGTCGATTACGGAAAGTGAAAAGTGAGTATTGATGAGTGAGTCGTGCAAACTGGAAGAGATGTCGCTGAACCGTGAATCGCGTGCTCCGTGCACTTTGCACTCATCACTACTCAATTCTCACTTTTCACTCTCCGGATTTCTTCTCCGAAATCTTCCATTTTTGAGGCCACCTCGAATGTCTGCCGTCGCTCGCTGCCTGATCGCCCTGCTTCTGCTGACCGTCCCCTGCCTGGCCGCTGACGAGTCCGTCGACGATGGCAAGCTGCGGATCATCATCTTCGGTGCGCACCCCGACGACGCCGAATTCAAAGCGGGAGGTTCAGCGATCCTCTGGGCGCAGGCCGGGCATCATGTGAAGCTGGTGTCGGTCACGAACGGCGACATCGGCCACTGGCAGATGGCCGGCGGCCCCCTTGCACAGCGCCGCAGGGCGGAAGTGGAAGCGGCCGACAAACTCCTCGGCGCCGAGTCCGAGGTCCTCGATATCCACGACGGCGAACTGGAACCCAACCTCGAAAACCGCCGGAAGATCACCCGCGTCATCCGCAACTGGCGGGCCGACATCGTCATCGCCCACCGTCCCTGGGACTACCACCCCGACCACCGTTACGTCGGCGTGCTGGTTCAGGACGCCGCCTTCATGGTGACCGTCCCCTTCATCTGCCCGGACACCCCCGTGCTGAAGAAGAACCCGGTTTTTCTTTACTCCAGCGACGGCTTCAAGAAGCCCTATCCCTTCAAGGCGGACATCGCCGTGTCGCTCGATTCGGTCTTCGACAAGAAGCTCGAAGCCGTTCACGAGCTCGAATCGCAGGTCTACGAAGGGGGCGCCAGCGGCAGCGAAGAGTACGTTGCCAAGGTTCCCCCGGCCGCCGACCCCGTCGCCCGCAAGGCCTGGCTTCGCCAGCGCTGGGAAGGCCGCCAGGGAGGCGAAGCCAACCGGTTCCGCGACACGCTCATCAAGTGGTACGGCGACGAGCAGGGCAAGGCCGTCAAGTACGCCGAAGCCTTTGAGATCTGCGAATACGGCCGCCAGCCCAACGACGCCGAAATCCGCCAGCTCTTTCCGTTCCTGGGGCGTTGAGGGTTGAGCGTCGAGCGTTGAAGCAACTCGTTCCCAGGCTCCGCCTGGGAACGCAATCTTCCGACGCTCGGCGTCGTCTTCGTAGTGCTGTGGGACATGCGGTCCCGGCAATGATCCTCGCGCCACATGGGCACGCAACTCGGCACGCAGTAGAGTGCCCGACAAGACCTCAGCGCGCCTGCGACCGAATCCCCTCCAGCCGCCGCCCCATCTCTGCCACGCGTTCCGGATGTTGAGCAGCGACGTTGGTCGTCTCGCCCGGATCGCTCGCCAGATCGTAAAGCTGCGGCTCCGGAGCATTCCCAAGCTCGGTGTTCGTGTTGGCGCTCACGCGCGCCCCTTTGCCCGCCGGAATGAACTTCCACGTTCCGACTCGCAACGACAGCGAACCAGCATGCTCGACCAGATGGTCGCGTCCCGCCGGTAATTCTCCCAGCAGCGCCGGCAGCACGTTCACGCTGTCCGGCCCGGTTTCCACGTTCCAGCTCTGCCCCGTCAGCGCCGCCAGCGACGCCGGAAAATCGACCTGGCAGACGAGGGCCTCTGAAACCCCCGGCTGGACCTTACCCGGCCAGCGGACCAGCAGCGGCACCCGCGTCCCCCCTTCGAATGCGCTGTACTTCCCACCCCGCCACGGACCGGCCGGCCTGTGATCGGCCAGCTTCTGTACGGCGTCGTCCTTGTACCCGTCATCCACCACCGGTCCGTTGTCGCTGCTGAAGATCACCAGCGTGTTCTCGGCGAGTTTCAGCCGGTCGAGAGCCGCCAGAATCTCCCCCACGCACCAGTCCGCCTGCACGATGCAGTCGCCGCGCGGCCCCATGTCGGTCTTTCCGACGAACCGCGGATGCGGCACGCGGGGCACATGAATGTCGTGCAGCGAGAAGAACAGAAAGAACGGTTGATCCCGCTGCTGCTCGACGAATTCCACGGCTTTCGCAGTGATCGTGTCCGCCATGTCCTCATCGACCCAGCGGGCTGCCTTGCCGCCGGTCATGTAACCGATCCGGCTGATGCCGTTGACAATGGTCATGTCGTGGCCGTGACTCGGATGAACCTTGAGCAGCTCAGGATGAGCCTTGCCGGTCGGTTCACTACCGAGGGGCTTGCCAAACGCCACCTGAATCGGATCGGCCGGATCGAGTCCGACAACCCGCCGCTGTTCCACATAGACGCACGGCACCCGGTCGCCGGTGGCGGGAATCAGGAAGCACCTGTCGAACCCGATCTCCAGCGGCCCCGGCTGGATGTCTCCGTTCCAGTCGAGGTTTCTCGTTCCCAGTCCCAGGTGCCACTTGCCGACGACCCCCGTCCGATAGCCGGCCTGCTGCAGGATCGAAGGGAGCGTCGGCCGCCCCGGCTCAATGATCAGCCGGGCGTCGCCGGGAAGAACTCCAGTCCCCTTCTTCCGCCAGGCGTACTCGCCGGTGAGCATCGCATAGCGGGACGGCGTGCACGTCGCCGACGGAGAATGCCCGTCGGTGAAGCGGAGCCCCTCGCGCGCAATCCGGTCGATGTGTGGCGTCTTGACCCGTGTCGCCCCCTGGCAGCCGATATCGCCGTATCCGAGATCATCGGCATAGATCAGCACGATATTGGGGCGCGACGCCCGCCCGGCGGCAGAGGCCGGCAACACCAGTCCGGCAGTCACCACGACCGCAACTCCACACAGCCTCAGCCAGCGGCAAACAGACATGGACTCGATCTCCCGGCAACGTCGCAGATTTCAGCAGCGGTACATTTGGAGTCGCAACCGATTGTTCAACCAGACAACGTCAGCGTCAAACGTAAAGCATCAATTGCGTCAGGACAGAACATGCCTGGGTGATCACTTCCCCTTTCGACATTCCGCCTTCGACATTCGACATTCCTGGATTGCGTCATTACTGAGAGATCTTCTCCACCCGTCGGCACATTGGAGATCATCCGCGCCGCGCGGTACAGTCCCATCGACGACGACACATGCGAACGAAGTCGGAAAGGTGAACGATGCCGCGCTGCTGGTGGGTCCTGGCGAGCCTGACGTGCGTATTCCTGTTACCGGCAGTCTCTATCCAGGCGCAAGACGACGATGACGACGACTCCCGACCAGGGCTGATCGCCGAGCTTTCCGTCGGTTCGAAACAGATCCGACGGATCGATCCGGACCTCGCGTTCGCGTGGGGAGCGGACTCGCCAGATGCAAGACTGCCCGCCGGGCCGTTCCGTGCGAATTGGGCCGGTCAGATTCTGGTTCGCAGCGAAGGCGAACTGCAGTTCCATGCCTGGCTGCAAGGGAAACTGACCCTCCGCGTCCGGGACGAAGTGGTCCTGCAGGCGGAATCCGCAACACCGCAATGGGTCTCCGGACCGAAGCTGCCGTTTCGCTTTGGCGAATGGCCCGTCGTCGTGGATTACGAACGGACCGGCGGGCAGGGGACGCTCCAGGTCGCCTGGTCCTCGAACGACTTTCCCCTCGAACCCCTGCCGGCGCATGCCCTCTACCACACCGCTCCCGACGCCGTCCAGAAGGCCGTCGCGCGCGGGCGGGACCAATTTGAAGGCTTCCGCTGCCAGGCCTGTCATGACGGCGGCGCTGATGTTCCGGTCTTGTCCGCACCGAAGCTCGACGCACTCCAGGCCGGGACGAATCCCGCCTGGCTGGTCAAGCACCTGACACGGAAGGAAATGCCGGGGCAGGGGAGCCGGATGCCGGCCTTCGGTCTGTCCGAAGCGGAAGCTCAGGACATACTGGCAGCCCTCGCCGCCCAAAGCCGGAATGTGGAACTGGCGAAGGCCAGCGAGAAGAAAGCTGATGACAAACAGCGTGCTGCCGGGAAGGCGCTGATCCTCTCCACGGGCTGCCTGGCCTGTCACACGTGGAACAAAGTTGGGCAGGACTCCCCGTGGGGCGGCCCGGCCCTCGACGAGATCGCTCACCGCCGCACGCGGGCCTGGCTCCTGACCTGGCTGCAGGATCCCGCCAAGTTAAATGCGACCCATCGCATGCCGGTCTTCACTCTGAGCGACGCCGAGCGGCAGCAGATCGCCGCCGCGCTGATCCCGGAACCGCAGAAAACTTCTGCATGGAAGGACATCGTCCCCGACGGAAAAGACGCTGTCCAGCGCGGACGTGAGTTGCTGGCGTCGCGACGCTGCGCTGGCTGCCATCAAATTGAAAACGTCACTGCGACAGCGGCCCCGAGCCTGCGTCGACAGGACGTGAACTGGGACTCTGCGTGCACTTCCGCGAATTCTGCCAAGCCCGGCCAACCGAAGTTCGCCGGCGTCGATCAAGCGGCCGTCCGGGCCTATGTCGCCTCATGGACGATGGAATCGCCGCAACCGGGGCCGTTTCTCCGGGGCGAACGCCTGCTGACGAGCAAGGGCTGCCTCCTCTGCCACGACCGTAACGGCCAGAAGGGACTCTCGGCGATCGCCGCCGACATCGCTCGGACCGATGAGTCACTCGACGGCCACGCCCAGTTGCTCGTGCCGCCGTCGCTGACCGCCCTGGGCGATCGCATGCAAGACGCCGCGCTGATTCTCAGCGTCAAAGGCGAGCAGAAACGGCGGATGGACTGGCTCAAGGTGCGCATGCCGAAGTTTCAGCACTCCGCCGCTGACCTCGCCGCCCTGTCGACCTATCTGATCGGCCACGACCGCATTCCCACCCCCACGCCAGCCAGTCCGAAGTATCCCGTTGCGGAGACCGGAAAGCGCAACGCCGAACAACTGCTCGCCGGCCGCGAGCTGCTGGGCGGCAAGGGCTTCAGTTGCATCGCCTGCCATCGGCTCAAAGACTACGAGCCCAAAAACGTCGCCCGCGGAACGCGCGGCTCCAACCTCTTCGAAATCGTCCAGCGGATGCGACCGGAGTTCTTCTTCCGCTGGACGCGTTCGCCGTTGCGGGTGACCCCCGGCGTCGAGATGCCCTCCTATCAACGTCCCCACGCCACGCTGCTGGCGGGAGACATCGAAGCCCAGCTCGCCGCGATCTGGGAGGCCTGCAACGATCCCGGCCTGTCGATTCCCAGCAATCCCGCCGTGCTGGAACAGTTCTGGACCGTCGCGAAGGGCGAGTCTCCTCGGATTGTCCGCGACGTGATGACTATCAACAACGGAGCGTTAAAGACGTCTATTCCCCGCGCCTTCGCCGCGGGCTTCGACAATGGCCATGCGATCCTGTTCGACCTCGACCGGCTGGCCCTGCGGGGCTGGACCGTCGGGGACTTCGCCCGCCAGCGGACGGAAGGCAAAAGCTGGTTCTGGGACCTCGCCGGAGCCCCGGTCGCCGAAGGCTGGACCGGCGGCAGCGACTTTGTCCTGCTGCGCGAAACGACCGGCGAGGTGCTCGGCCCGGCAAACGGGGAACCCGCCAGCATCCGGCTGCTGGACTACCGCGTGGATCACGGCTCGAAATCGGTCGAGCTGCGTTATCGCATGAAGCTGACTGCGGACGCTGGGGAAATGACGATTGCCGAGAGCTGGCGGGCCTTGCCATTCCTGGCCGCAGACGGCGGCGGCGGCTGGGCGCGCCGCATTGCGTTCGAAGACGCCCCCGCCGGTTTGCGACTCGCCTTCCGGGAGCCCGCCGCCACGGCGGCCCTCGGCGCGATCTCCATTCACGCCGCAGCCCCGGCCCGGTGGGAAGTCCTGAAAGGAACCGAGCTGTCGGGCGCGCTGATCGCCATGGGAACTCCCCTGGAAGTCCACTATCGGAGCACGCTGGCCGCCCAGTCGGCGCCCTATACGCCGCTCCCCGAACTGGTTCCGGAACCGCAACCGGTAACCGACGTGCCGGGATATCGCGGCATCCGTCTGCCCCTCCCTCGCTCCATCATGCCGACCGCATTCGCCTGGACCTCTCGGGGCCAGCTCGCCTTCACTTCACTCAAAGGGCACGTCTACCTCGCCGAAGACACCGACGGCGACGGCCTCGAAGACAAGCTGATTCTCGTCGAAGAAGGACTCGCCGCCCCCTACGGCATCATCGCCGACGGGCCGGATCTCATCGTCGCTCACAAACCGGAGCTCCTTCGCCTGCGCGACACCGACGGCGACGGCCGGGCCGACCTCCGCGAAGTCGTCGCCACCGGCTGGGGCTACACCGACAACTATCACGACTGGACCTGCGGCATCGTCCGCGACGACCAGGGAGACCTGCTCGTCGCCCTCGGCAGCGACTATACGCAGAAGGGCCGCCCCGCCGCCCGCTCGCAGTTCCGCGGCAATATTCTGCGGATTACCCCTTCGGGGCAGATGACCCCCGTCGCCACCGGCCTCCGCTACGCCACCGGCCTCGCTCTCACGCTTGACGGCGAACTCCTCGCCACCGACCAGCAGGGAGAGCAGAACGTCTTCAACGAATTGAACGCCGTCCGCTTGGGCCGGCGCTACGGCGTGCCCGCCTTGCACGATCCCGACAAAAGCGCCCCCTCCGAGCCGCCGGCGGTCTGGATTCCGCACGACTGGACGCGCAGCGTCAACGGCATCGCCACAATTCCCGCAGCGGCCCCCCGCTACGCCGGCGATATCCTCGGCTGCGAATACAACAACCGGCTCCTGATCCGGCTGACGACGCAACTGGTCGACGGCGAACGCCAGGGAGCCGTCTTCCCCTTCAGCCGCCCCGGCCCGGAAACTTCGAGCGACACTCTGTCTGGACCCCTCTCGATCGCCTTCGGACCGCAGGGCGAGTTCTGCGTCGGCGAAATCCGCGACAGCGGCTGGCTGGGAGGCCTCAACGTCGGCTCCATCGTCCGCTTCGTCCCCGCGGACGATCTCCCCAACGGCCTCAAAAATATTCTGACGACACCCGACGGCCTGGAACTGGTCTTCCATCAGCCGGTCGACCGCAAGCTCGCTGGCGACGTGGCCGCATACCAAGTAGCCGGCTACACACGGCTCTGGGGCGGATCGTACGCCACGCCCGACAGCGGCCGGCACACGGCGGCGGTCCAGTCCGCGACGGTCAACGCAGCCGGCGATCGGGTCCGGCTCGTGCTCCCCGATCTGAAAATCGGACATTTGTACGACGTCTCGGTCGGCGAGATCGGCGGCGAATCCCAGCGAACCCTCTGGCCCGCCCTGGGTCACGTCACAATCCACCGCAAACCGGCCCGGTGAGATCTCGGAAGAAGAGTTTTACCGCTGAGGCGCGTTGGACGCAGAGAAGCGCGAGAGAAAGTCAGCCACACTGGTTCCCAGGCTCTGCCTGGGCTGCGCGAAATCGTCAATTGTTGGCGGTCCCGGTTGATCCGGCTTTTGTTCCTGGAAGGACGGGGAGGGCCTGGCGGCGCTGGGCTGTCAGCGACTTGCCTAAGTGGTCGTCGATCCACGCGAGCAGGTCGCGATGCCGCACGGCGTTCAGGGCTTCGCAGATCTTTTCCTCGCTGATCCGCACGACCGACGCGGCCATCCCCAGAATCAGTTTCGTAAAGCCGCCGCGGCTGTGCTGGCCCTGCAAACGCTTGCCCTTGCCGATCAGCGATTCCAGCACTTCGCTGCTGGCCGGCAGACTCTGTCCGGGGAGCACGCCGCTCGACTGCTCGCTCACGAACTCCACCAGCCGCGCCGCCGCACGCTCACCGGCAGGCGTTCGGGCCACCGTCTCCAGTTGCCGGCGCAGCGTCTCGCCGGCGGCGGCGTGGTAGCCCGCCACGCGCAGGAACTCCAGCATGTGGTCCTTGA harbors:
- a CDS encoding sulfatase family protein, whose translation is MSVCRWLRLCGVAVVVTAGLVLPASAAGRASRPNIVLIYADDLGYGDIGCQGATRVKTPHIDRIAREGLRFTDGHSPSATCTPSRYAMLTGEYAWRKKGTGVLPGDARLIIEPGRPTLPSILQQAGYRTGVVGKWHLGLGTRNLDWNGDIQPGPLEIGFDRCFLIPATGDRVPCVYVEQRRVVGLDPADPIQVAFGKPLGSEPTGKAHPELLKVHPSHGHDMTIVNGISRIGYMTGGKAARWVDEDMADTITAKAVEFVEQQRDQPFFLFFSLHDIHVPRVPHPRFVGKTDMGPRGDCIVQADWCVGEILAALDRLKLAENTLVIFSSDNGPVVDDGYKDDAVQKLADHRPAGPWRGGKYSAFEGGTRVPLLVRWPGKVQPGVSEALVCQVDFPASLAALTGQSWNVETGPDSVNVLPALLGELPAGRDHLVEHAGSLSLRVGTWKFIPAGKGARVSANTNTELGNAPEPQLYDLASDPGETTNVAAQHPERVAEMGRRLEGIRSQAR
- a CDS encoding PIG-L deacetylase family protein; translation: MSAVARCLIALLLLTVPCLAADESVDDGKLRIIIFGAHPDDAEFKAGGSAILWAQAGHHVKLVSVTNGDIGHWQMAGGPLAQRRRAEVEAADKLLGAESEVLDIHDGELEPNLENRRKITRVIRNWRADIVIAHRPWDYHPDHRYVGVLVQDAAFMVTVPFICPDTPVLKKNPVFLYSSDGFKKPYPFKADIAVSLDSVFDKKLEAVHELESQVYEGGASGSEEYVAKVPPAADPVARKAWLRQRWEGRQGGEANRFRDTLIKWYGDEQGKAVKYAEAFEICEYGRQPNDAEIRQLFPFLGR
- a CDS encoding DUF1501 domain-containing protein translates to MSRSNTSGCPGFESLKGTRRTLLRVGALGGLLSQSQLLQAESAAPSRARTAKSVILLFQFGGASHLDTFDPKPDAPAEIRGEFDSVASVVPGRRICEHLPQLAKLADKYSLVRSVHHKSSSHNPGAYVSLTGRESPIDIVTLNASANDFPHPGSIVDYFQPAPTGTPTSVSLPSMIADGPFRTPGEFAGFLGKKHDPLWILKDPSNANFNVNELKLPEGLDLSRLNQRRETLAALGKLSQLADSATEIRGLSDYQQRAIDLVTSTATQQAFNLHEEPDDVRNRYGRHRYGQSVLLARRLVEAGVRFVTVYYSAGIGGWDTHKDNFKTLKGSRLPETDSALSALLTDLESRGLLDSTLVYWTGDFGRTPKINGDAGRDHWPPCGTVLMAGGGIQGGREYGASDRSGAYPHSDPATPGDITATIFHALGLDPETIIHDQLQRPMPIADGRPLLPLLA
- a CDS encoding c-type cytochrome, producing MPRCWWVLASLTCVFLLPAVSIQAQDDDDDDSRPGLIAELSVGSKQIRRIDPDLAFAWGADSPDARLPAGPFRANWAGQILVRSEGELQFHAWLQGKLTLRVRDEVVLQAESATPQWVSGPKLPFRFGEWPVVVDYERTGGQGTLQVAWSSNDFPLEPLPAHALYHTAPDAVQKAVARGRDQFEGFRCQACHDGGADVPVLSAPKLDALQAGTNPAWLVKHLTRKEMPGQGSRMPAFGLSEAEAQDILAALAAQSRNVELAKASEKKADDKQRAAGKALILSTGCLACHTWNKVGQDSPWGGPALDEIAHRRTRAWLLTWLQDPAKLNATHRMPVFTLSDAERQQIAAALIPEPQKTSAWKDIVPDGKDAVQRGRELLASRRCAGCHQIENVTATAAPSLRRQDVNWDSACTSANSAKPGQPKFAGVDQAAVRAYVASWTMESPQPGPFLRGERLLTSKGCLLCHDRNGQKGLSAIAADIARTDESLDGHAQLLVPPSLTALGDRMQDAALILSVKGEQKRRMDWLKVRMPKFQHSAADLAALSTYLIGHDRIPTPTPASPKYPVAETGKRNAEQLLAGRELLGGKGFSCIACHRLKDYEPKNVARGTRGSNLFEIVQRMRPEFFFRWTRSPLRVTPGVEMPSYQRPHATLLAGDIEAQLAAIWEACNDPGLSIPSNPAVLEQFWTVAKGESPRIVRDVMTINNGALKTSIPRAFAAGFDNGHAILFDLDRLALRGWTVGDFARQRTEGKSWFWDLAGAPVAEGWTGGSDFVLLRETTGEVLGPANGEPASIRLLDYRVDHGSKSVELRYRMKLTADAGEMTIAESWRALPFLAADGGGGWARRIAFEDAPAGLRLAFREPAATAALGAISIHAAAPARWEVLKGTELSGALIAMGTPLEVHYRSTLAAQSAPYTPLPELVPEPQPVTDVPGYRGIRLPLPRSIMPTAFAWTSRGQLAFTSLKGHVYLAEDTDGDGLEDKLILVEEGLAAPYGIIADGPDLIVAHKPELLRLRDTDGDGRADLREVVATGWGYTDNYHDWTCGIVRDDQGDLLVALGSDYTQKGRPAARSQFRGNILRITPSGQMTPVATGLRYATGLALTLDGELLATDQQGEQNVFNELNAVRLGRRYGVPALHDPDKSAPSEPPAVWIPHDWTRSVNGIATIPAAAPRYAGDILGCEYNNRLLIRLTTQLVDGERQGAVFPFSRPGPETSSDTLSGPLSIAFGPQGEFCVGEIRDSGWLGGLNVGSIVRFVPADDLPNGLKNILTTPDGLELVFHQPVDRKLAGDVAAYQVAGYTRLWGGSYATPDSGRHTAAVQSATVNAAGDRVRLVLPDLKIGHLYDVSVGEIGGESQRTLWPALGHVTIHRKPAR